The Branchiostoma lanceolatum isolate klBraLanc5 chromosome 1, klBraLanc5.hap2, whole genome shotgun sequence genomic sequence TACTCCGTGCTATTCCACCTGGTCAACGAAGGAAGCGAGAGGCTGTTCCACAAAGCCATCGTGTCCAGCGCACCCACAGGCCTTTACTTCAGAAGTCAGCTGGAAGGCATCATCTTTGGTAACGACTTTGCTGCAATCCTGAACTGTTCAGTCGGAGACATGGAGTGCCTGCGAGAAGCGGACGCCTCCAGAATCTCTAACGCCCAGCAAGCAGTTCAAAATACGATCGTCAATCCGCTTCACTTAACTGAAATAGCCGAACCCTGGGGACCTATCATAGATGGTGACATGATCACTAGACAAATGGTGCAAAGCTTCTCGACTGGAAACTTTCAGAAAAAGCCTCTCATTATCGGAACAAATACAGAAGAAGCCGTTCTGTTCATAGGCGAAGGTTTGTCATCACCTTTGTCAACAAGTAAATATCAGGAAGCAATGCTTGCCATCTTTAAGACGTCAGCCTTCTCAGTTCTTAGGATGTACCCACCCTCCAATACAGGCGACGAACGTCCGACCCTGTCAACACTGGCCACCCATTTCATCTTCTCCTGCCCGACACGTAATATCCTCAAAAGCGCTCTCAAGAACGGACATTCGAGCACATGGCTGTATGTCTTCGCTCATCCCGTATCAAACGGTTATATTTGGGGACAGTTCCCGTACTGTAACGGCAAAGTCTGCCATGGCACTGAGCTACCCTTCGAGTTCCAGTCCATTTCACTAGCGCCTGCGGCAAGTCAGTTCAAGTTCACCCCCGAAGAGCAGGTCCTAGCTGACTCCATGGCATACTACTACGGCAACTTTGCTCACACCGGCAACCCCAACACCCCTGGCACTCAACAGACCAGCCTTCCTGCTGACCAAGTCCTGGCCTGGCCTTCCTTTGGATCTGCCCAGAACTACACCAACCTGGTCTTTGATGTTCCGAAGAACAGCGTTGGTCAAGGCTACCTTCGAGATAAGTGCGACTTTTGGGATGAGGAGAACCTCTACCCTTAGTTTCTTCCAGCTACGCACAGCAAAAATGTAACTAGGAACATTACTTGTAAAAACATGCCTGAATGAATTATCACCAATTTGCCTCTTTTTTCGAAATAGCCTTGAAAGACTTGACAAGGACAATATTTTGAGTTATACCTGCAAGTTGACATTTTCCGCTTATATGATACACTGCAATCCATTGTCAAAACATAAAAGAGACATTTCACATTTCCGAGGGCGCATGTGAAGTCGCACTTCATTGTGGCCTATGGTCAAAGTTTTTGTACAAACCATTCTTAGCTTTGTCTTGTTTGTCCACAAGCCAGGGCCTAAACCCACAATGTGGAGTTGACAGCCACTTTTGCGTAGCTCTTGCTGTGGTATTACAATTATTAGCTATTGTTTACAACTGAAATCCCGGTATTCAAATcaaattacaatacaatacaatacaatacaatacaatacaatacaatacaaggcAAAATAAATATCCAAGATGACAGGCTGGTCTCTCAGTGTTTGTACGGTATTTTGTCAATAAGCTTGTTGAAAAGATTTCATCTATGCATATACCTCTCGTAccctaagtctagcgaccgGTGTCACAGCCCCCCTCACCGGGACAAAATAACTAGCAATTAACCAAAGAACTAACACTAGTAAATGAATAACAGTAACAGCTAACAATCAAC encodes the following:
- the LOC136445513 gene encoding cAMP-regulated D2 protein-like — protein: MAFLSLQLLVVLVLFGCGICRSGASDGPVAQTSHGPVRGIYVEEGKIFYGIPFADPPTGNLRWRPPQPSKPWAPDIYNATKRSPICIQATCGPNDPDNIAQCPPVAERVRSEDCLYLNVFVPNTASPKSKKPVIIYIHGGNFFEYSAMGILYDSRFFANKTDTVVVAANYRLSSLGFLRAGTGKDAAMGNYGLLDQVAALQWVQDNIGAFGGDKNQVTLFGESAGAYSVLFHLVNEGSERLFHKAIVSSAPTGLYFRSQLEGIIFGNDFAAILNCSVGDMECLREADASRISNAQQAVQNTIVNPLHLTEIAEPWGPIIDGDMITRQMVQSFSTGNFQKKPLIIGTNTEEAVLFIGEGLSSPLSTSKYQEAMLAIFKTSAFSVLRMYPPSNTGDERPTLSTLATHFIFSCPTRNILKSALKNGHSSTWLYVFAHPVSNGYIWGQFPYCNGKVCHGTELPFEFQSISLAPAASQFKFTPEEQVLADSMAYYYGNFAHTGNPNTPGTQQTSLPADQVLAWPSFGSAQNYTNLVFDVPKNSVGQGYLRDKCDFWDEENLYP